Proteins from a genomic interval of Rhodococcus rhodochrous:
- the cobA gene encoding uroporphyrinogen-III C-methyltransferase, producing MPVSAAAEDETSYLVGLDLRGRRVVIVGGGSVAQRRLGLLVASGADVHVVARAATPVVESMATKGRISLDLREYREGDLDGAWYAMACTDEPETNAAVVAEAERNRIFCVRADNARHGSAVTPATARYEGLTVGVLAGGDHRRSAAVRTSIRDALAGAAVTEFAGTAPKPVGVALVGGGPGDPDLITVRGRRLLARADVVVADHLAPQELLAELDSHVEVIDAAKLPYGRAMAQQVINETLIDRAKAGKFVVRLKGGDPYVFGRGYEELEACTAAGIPVTVVPGITSAISVPSAAGIPVTHRGVTHEFVVVSGHVAPGHPDSLTDWDALAKLRGTLVLLMAVERIEQFADALMAGGRPTDTPVVVVQEGTLSSQRVVRADLSTVAQRVRDEAVRPPAIVVIGPVAGFGLDPRTGSDSDGG from the coding sequence ATGCCCGTGTCCGCTGCCGCTGAGGACGAGACCAGTTACCTGGTCGGACTCGATCTCCGTGGACGCCGCGTCGTGATCGTCGGAGGAGGCAGCGTCGCGCAGCGGCGTCTCGGTCTGCTCGTCGCGTCCGGTGCCGACGTCCACGTCGTCGCCCGGGCCGCGACCCCCGTGGTCGAGAGCATGGCGACGAAGGGCCGCATCTCCCTCGACCTGCGCGAATACCGCGAGGGCGACCTCGACGGCGCGTGGTACGCCATGGCCTGCACCGACGAACCCGAGACCAACGCCGCGGTCGTCGCCGAAGCCGAACGCAACAGGATCTTCTGCGTCCGCGCCGACAACGCCCGTCACGGCAGCGCCGTCACCCCCGCCACAGCCCGCTACGAGGGCCTGACCGTCGGCGTCCTCGCCGGCGGCGACCACCGCCGGTCCGCTGCTGTGCGCACTTCGATCCGCGACGCTCTCGCCGGAGCGGCCGTCACCGAGTTCGCCGGGACCGCACCGAAGCCGGTCGGCGTCGCCCTCGTGGGCGGCGGACCGGGCGATCCCGATCTGATCACCGTGCGCGGCCGTCGCCTGCTCGCTCGCGCCGACGTGGTCGTCGCCGACCATCTCGCCCCGCAAGAGCTGCTCGCGGAACTCGACTCGCACGTCGAGGTGATCGACGCGGCGAAGCTCCCGTACGGACGGGCCATGGCCCAGCAGGTCATCAACGAGACCCTCATCGACCGCGCGAAGGCCGGCAAGTTCGTGGTCCGGCTCAAGGGCGGCGACCCGTACGTCTTCGGACGCGGTTACGAGGAACTCGAGGCCTGCACCGCGGCAGGCATCCCGGTGACCGTCGTCCCCGGCATCACCAGCGCGATCTCCGTGCCGTCCGCAGCCGGGATCCCCGTCACTCACCGCGGGGTCACCCACGAGTTCGTCGTGGTCAGCGGCCACGTCGCACCCGGACATCCCGACTCGCTCACCGACTGGGACGCGCTCGCCAAGCTGCGCGGCACCCTGGTCCTGCTCATGGCCGTCGAACGCATCGAGCAGTTCGCCGACGCCCTGATGGCCGGCGGGCGCCCCACAGACACCCCCGTGGTCGTCGTGCAGGAGGGCACGCTGAGCAGTCAGCGTGTGGTGCGTGCCGACCTGTCGACCGTCGCTCAGCGTGTCCGGGACGAGGCCGTGCGCCCGCCCGCGATCGTCGTGATCGGGCCGGTGGCCGGATTCGGACTCGATCCGCGGACCGGCTCCGACTCGGACGGTGGGTAA
- a CDS encoding MFS transporter, protein MLVLSGLQLMVVLDGTVANLALAPLQSDLGLSDAGRNWVLTSYALAFGGLMLLGGRLGDSYGRKRMFMGGVGLFTLASLLCGLATGEAMLIGARALQGVGAAVASPTALALVATTFAAGPARNRAIAVFAAMTGVGSIAGLILGGALTQVSWRWIFLINVPIGVLIVVLAAIALRETASERLALDVPGAILATLGCTGLVFGLTEGPEVGWSSPSVIGAIVAGFVLLGVFLLVERRAENPLLPFVLFRNKDRVATFVAIFFAGAVMFSLAAFVALFVQDILGYSPLAAGLAFVPFAFGLGGAAAVSSKLVARIEPRWLVVTGSAIMTVSLLYGSTMDGSVRYFPTLFVLVLVVGFGVGLAVVPLPLCAISGVGPHEIGPLSAIAQVAQTLGGPVGLGVIGAMATSRTMSLGGVSGAVADMTDAQLVAQGEGYMFALVGCAVCAVIAGVAALFIRFTPEEVAQAQEAEKAAQTS, encoded by the coding sequence ATGCTGGTCCTCAGCGGCCTCCAGTTGATGGTCGTGCTCGACGGAACGGTCGCAAACCTCGCGCTCGCGCCGCTGCAGAGCGATCTGGGACTGTCGGACGCGGGTCGCAACTGGGTCCTCACCTCGTACGCTCTCGCTTTCGGCGGGTTGATGCTCCTCGGCGGTCGTCTCGGCGACAGCTACGGGCGCAAGCGCATGTTCATGGGCGGGGTCGGCCTGTTCACCCTGGCGTCCCTGCTGTGCGGTCTGGCGACCGGCGAGGCGATGCTCATCGGCGCCCGCGCCCTGCAGGGCGTCGGCGCCGCGGTCGCGTCCCCGACCGCCCTCGCGCTCGTCGCGACGACCTTCGCCGCAGGTCCGGCACGCAACCGTGCCATCGCGGTCTTCGCGGCCATGACCGGTGTCGGGTCCATCGCCGGACTGATCCTCGGTGGTGCGCTCACCCAGGTGTCGTGGCGCTGGATCTTCCTCATCAACGTCCCCATCGGCGTCCTCATCGTCGTGCTCGCCGCGATCGCGCTGCGTGAGACCGCCTCCGAACGCCTCGCGCTCGACGTGCCCGGAGCGATCCTCGCGACGCTCGGATGCACCGGCCTGGTCTTCGGTCTCACCGAGGGTCCCGAAGTCGGTTGGTCGAGCCCCTCGGTGATCGGCGCGATCGTCGCCGGCTTCGTGCTGCTCGGAGTGTTCCTGCTCGTCGAGCGGCGGGCCGAGAACCCGCTGCTGCCGTTCGTGCTGTTCCGCAACAAGGACCGCGTCGCGACCTTCGTGGCGATCTTCTTCGCGGGCGCCGTGATGTTCAGCCTCGCGGCCTTCGTCGCCCTGTTCGTGCAGGACATCCTCGGTTACAGCCCGCTCGCCGCGGGTCTGGCCTTCGTGCCGTTCGCCTTCGGCCTCGGCGGTGCCGCCGCGGTGTCCTCGAAGCTGGTCGCGCGGATCGAACCGCGCTGGCTCGTGGTCACCGGCTCGGCGATCATGACCGTCAGCCTGCTCTACGGCTCGACCATGGACGGCAGCGTCCGCTACTTCCCGACCCTGTTCGTGCTGGTGCTCGTCGTCGGCTTCGGGGTCGGCCTGGCCGTGGTCCCGCTGCCGCTGTGCGCGATCTCCGGGGTGGGACCGCACGAGATCGGACCGCTCTCGGCGATCGCGCAGGTCGCGCAGACCCTCGGAGGTCCGGTCGGTCTCGGCGTGATCGGTGCGATGGCCACCTCGCGGACGATGTCGCTCGGTGGTGTCTCCGGAGCCGTCGCCGACATGACCGACGCCCAGCTCGTCGCCCAGGGCGAGGGATACATGTTCGCGCTCGTCGGCTGTGCTGTCTGCGCGGTGATCGCCGGTGTCGCGGCGCTGTTCATCCGCTTCACTCCCGAAGAGGTCGCGCAGGCGCAGGAAGCCGAGAAGGCCGCGCAGACCTCCTGA